One genomic window of Kaistia geumhonensis includes the following:
- a CDS encoding Gfo/Idh/MocA family protein: protein MTKTLNVGMVGYGFMARAHSNAWVKAPHFFDTGYKPVLKAVAARNTGKATAFAQQWGYEAVESDWRRLVERPDIDAIDICVPNDLHAEIAIAAAKAGKMVLCEKPLARTEAEALPMVEAVEAAGVPNMVWYNYRRVPAVTLVKRMIDQGLLGHIYHYRAKFLQDWTISPDVPQGGAATWRLDVEAAGSGVTGDLLAHCLDTAIWLNGSIASLTAMTETFVKERKDAVTGAMRPVGIDDASAVLTRFANGSLGTFESTRYARGHKAAYTLEINGENGSLAWDLHDLNRVSWFDHRTPGQLRGWTSILVTDGEHPYLGKWWVPGLIIGYEHSFVHQVADFLDGLASGKPAAPTFRDALETTRVCDAIIASGKSGAWVDLGAAG from the coding sequence ATGACGAAGACGCTGAATGTGGGCATGGTCGGCTATGGCTTCATGGCCCGCGCCCATTCCAATGCCTGGGTGAAGGCGCCGCACTTCTTCGATACCGGCTACAAGCCGGTGCTGAAGGCGGTCGCTGCCCGCAACACCGGGAAGGCGACCGCCTTCGCGCAGCAATGGGGCTACGAGGCCGTCGAGAGCGACTGGCGGCGGCTCGTCGAGCGGCCCGACATCGACGCCATCGACATCTGCGTGCCGAACGATCTTCACGCCGAGATCGCCATCGCGGCCGCGAAGGCCGGCAAGATGGTGCTCTGCGAGAAGCCGCTGGCGCGCACCGAGGCCGAAGCGCTGCCGATGGTCGAGGCCGTCGAGGCCGCCGGCGTGCCGAACATGGTCTGGTACAATTACCGCCGCGTTCCGGCCGTGACGCTGGTCAAGCGCATGATCGACCAGGGCCTGCTCGGCCACATCTACCACTACCGCGCCAAGTTCCTGCAGGACTGGACGATCTCGCCCGACGTGCCGCAGGGCGGCGCCGCCACCTGGCGCCTCGACGTGGAGGCTGCCGGCTCGGGCGTCACGGGCGACCTGCTCGCCCACTGCCTCGACACCGCCATCTGGCTGAACGGCTCGATCGCCAGCCTCACCGCCATGACCGAGACCTTCGTCAAGGAGCGCAAGGACGCGGTGACCGGCGCCATGCGGCCGGTCGGCATCGACGATGCCTCGGCGGTGCTCACCCGCTTCGCCAACGGTTCGCTCGGCACCTTCGAATCGACCCGCTACGCGCGCGGCCACAAGGCGGCCTATACGCTGGAGATCAACGGCGAGAACGGCTCGCTCGCCTGGGACCTGCACGACCTCAACCGCGTGTCGTGGTTCGATCATCGCACGCCCGGCCAGCTGCGCGGCTGGACCTCGATCCTCGTGACCGACGGCGAGCATCCCTATCTCGGCAAGTGGTGGGTGCCGGGGCTCATCATCGGCTACGAGCATTCCTTCGTGCATCAGGTGGCCGATTTCCTCGACGGCCTCGCGTCCGGCAAGCCCGCCGCGCCGACTTTCCGCGACGCGCTGGAGACGACCCGCGTCTGCGACGCGATCATCGCCTCCGGCAAGAGCGGCGCCTGGGTCGATCTCGGCGCGGCCGGGTGA
- a CDS encoding sugar phosphate isomerase/epimerase family protein, which produces MRFGFNLLLWTAHVEEEHRPILDALKAAGYDGAEIPIFGGDPAHFEKVRRWLGEAGLAATGVGVMPGNGKDAISPDPAERAGALDHLKWLADCTAALGADLVCGPLHQTLGRFSGRGPTADEQKWCVEVHREAAAYAEKAGVAYSIEPLNRFECYFLNTAAAAKALVDAVGAPNHGYLYDTFHFHIEEKSQVAAIAATAGTFNHVHISENDRGTPGSGQIDFATIIRALRASGYDGWMTVEAFGSALPDIAAATRVWRPLFDKPEDVYLGAIRVMKESWERA; this is translated from the coding sequence ATGCGCTTCGGCTTCAACCTCCTTCTGTGGACCGCGCATGTCGAGGAGGAGCACCGCCCGATCCTCGATGCGCTGAAGGCCGCCGGCTATGACGGCGCCGAGATCCCGATCTTCGGCGGCGATCCGGCGCATTTCGAGAAGGTGCGCCGCTGGCTGGGCGAGGCCGGCCTCGCGGCGACCGGCGTCGGTGTCATGCCCGGCAACGGCAAGGACGCCATCTCGCCCGATCCGGCCGAGCGCGCCGGTGCGCTCGACCATCTGAAATGGCTGGCCGACTGCACGGCGGCGCTCGGCGCCGATCTCGTCTGCGGCCCGCTGCACCAGACGCTGGGTCGCTTCTCGGGGCGCGGCCCGACCGCCGACGAGCAGAAATGGTGCGTCGAGGTGCATCGCGAGGCGGCCGCCTATGCCGAGAAGGCCGGCGTCGCCTATTCGATCGAGCCGCTCAACCGCTTCGAGTGCTATTTCCTCAACACGGCCGCGGCGGCGAAGGCGCTGGTCGACGCGGTCGGCGCGCCGAACCACGGCTATCTCTACGACACTTTCCACTTCCACATCGAGGAGAAGAGCCAGGTAGCCGCCATCGCCGCGACGGCCGGGACGTTCAATCACGTCCATATCTCGGAGAACGATCGCGGCACGCCCGGTTCCGGCCAGATCGACTTCGCCACCATCATACGGGCGCTGAGGGCGTCCGGCTATGACGGCTGGATGACCGTCGAGGCCTTCGGCTCGGCCCTCCCCGACATCGCCGCCGCCACCCGCGTCTGGCGCCCGCTCTTCGATAAGCCCGAGGACGTCTATCTCGGCGCGATCCGCGTGATGAAGGAGAGCTGGGAGAGGGCGTGA